One part of the Syntrophales bacterium genome encodes these proteins:
- a CDS encoding AAA family ATPase, with translation MVDFAKQLKVPSLDPYFFVLEEDRINMDRLEKLSERHPINILITGNQGCGKSSLIRQFASYYQRPMAIFQVGLLLEAGQLFGQQRLKDGETFYQSFLFPRVIRVPGCVIHLEEINRSENPHALNELFSVLSEERSIWIDELGLVEVAPRVIFFATMNEGVEFSGTDELDAALKDRFYRIRLEYPPVSIEKEILVLKTGVSPSVAGDILNIVNKLRSNKQSPIDISIRHSLMIAELAATGAPLREAIIYSLQISMDILESLLLSIHVETGDTEVEPRRYERYVPPGYIPSQGG, from the coding sequence ATGGTTGACTTTGCAAAACAGTTGAAGGTTCCATCACTGGACCCCTACTTTTTTGTCCTCGAGGAGGACAGGATTAACATGGACAGGCTGGAGAAGCTCTCGGAGAGGCATCCGATTAACATCCTCATAACTGGTAATCAGGGGTGCGGTAAATCCTCTCTAATAAGACAGTTTGCCAGTTATTATCAGAGACCTATGGCCATCTTTCAGGTAGGGCTCCTTTTAGAGGCCGGGCAGCTTTTTGGGCAGCAGAGGTTGAAAGATGGTGAAACCTTTTATCAGAGTTTCTTATTTCCCAGGGTCATTCGTGTCCCAGGGTGTGTCATCCATCTGGAAGAGATCAACAGGTCTGAGAACCCCCATGCCTTGAATGAGCTCTTTTCGGTACTGTCAGAGGAGCGAAGCATCTGGATTGATGAGCTTGGCCTTGTTGAGGTAGCTCCCCGGGTGATCTTTTTTGCCACCATGAATGAAGGTGTAGAATTTTCAGGTACGGATGAACTGGATGCCGCCCTGAAGGACCGGTTTTACCGCATCCGTCTTGAATACCCTCCTGTAAGTATAGAAAAGGAGATCCTTGTCCTTAAAACTGGCGTTTCCCCGTCTGTGGCGGGTGACATTCTCAACATAGTGAATAAATTGAGAAGCAACAAACAGTCACCTATTGATATCTCTATAAGGCACAGCCTGATGATTGCGGAACTTGCCGCCACGGGGGCGCCTTTACGGGAGGCCATTATCTATAGCCTTCAGATATCAATGGATATCCTCGAATCGTTGCTCCTTTCCATCCATGTGGAAACGGGTGATACGGAGGTAGAACCCCGTCGTTACGAACGATATGTTCCACCAGGCTATATTCCGTCGCAGGGAGGTTGA
- a CDS encoding 4'-phosphopantetheinyl transferase superfamily protein, whose protein sequence is MTDAGARGKSRNIRFVNRVFIPDEQRQIFDSSHPDIVLWALWAGKETAYKIIRKSISGAPFIPLLYKVSCPENCKRAGRFPLENDHIPGITDTPWGKVTIRIFITCDYIHCIGTMDLSGGIDSVVWKVDLLPPVAEAIAEYEDESAFLRETIRRHLSVFLNRTPEEIEIRRSEGALGPPFVYLKDKPAGIDISLSHDGKFTAYAFIISGDKLFSIS, encoded by the coding sequence TTGACCGATGCCGGTGCGAGGGGAAAGAGCCGGAATATACGCTTCGTCAACCGCGTTTTTATTCCAGATGAGCAGAGGCAAATATTTGACTCTTCGCATCCCGATATCGTACTCTGGGCTTTGTGGGCCGGTAAGGAAACTGCGTATAAGATTATAAGAAAATCTATCTCTGGCGCTCCTTTCATACCGTTACTTTATAAAGTAAGCTGCCCAGAAAATTGTAAAAGGGCAGGCAGGTTTCCCCTCGAAAATGACCATATTCCTGGAATTACTGATACACCGTGGGGTAAAGTTACAATAAGAATCTTCATTACCTGCGATTACATACACTGTATCGGAACCATGGATCTTTCAGGAGGAATAGATTCAGTCGTCTGGAAGGTAGACCTTCTTCCTCCAGTCGCGGAAGCTATAGCGGAATATGAAGATGAATCGGCCTTTCTGCGTGAAACTATCAGAAGACATCTCTCGGTATTTCTGAATCGGACTCCAGAAGAAATTGAGATACGGCGTTCCGAAGGCGCCTTAGGCCCCCCCTTCGTATACTTAAAAGATAAGCCTGCCGGGATTGATATCAGTCTAAGTCATGACGGCAAGTTTACCGCTTATGCCTTCATAATTTCCGGTGATAAGCTGTTCTCTATTTCTTAA
- a CDS encoding radical SAM protein codes for MEDERGNFVDITREKFYRAVAECKPLFAWFSLTDACNLNCKYCFTDAKYYPPGSPDPPHHELSTEEVFSIIDNIAEAGTEIVMFAGGEPTLREDLVEIVRYASSRIRVAMNSNGYLLDERLCRDLARAGLSQVKISVDGMEKNHDWNRGEGSFQRTMDALRNLVKVGVPKVILIMTLTNLNYDELGKMVELSMNMGMDFTMVEFLPLGRASEGKEWTLSKEQLERAQRYLVEAQDRYGWQKVSFENRYIVAEDEYCKRICADPNEPCNFYDFCVGCVSGIYSYSITASGKVTTGDIMTLEVGDLKKEKLKDIWENAELLKVIRNRENLKGKCGKCQYRYICGGCRRRAYTYTSDLMAADPGCWRGAGDKSET; via the coding sequence ATGGAAGATGAAAGAGGCAATTTTGTAGATATCACGCGGGAGAAGTTTTACCGGGCAGTGGCGGAGTGTAAGCCCCTCTTTGCCTGGTTTAGTCTCACCGATGCCTGTAACCTGAACTGCAAGTATTGTTTTACCGATGCCAAGTACTATCCTCCGGGTTCCCCAGACCCCCCTCATCATGAATTGAGTACAGAAGAGGTATTTAGTATTATTGATAATATTGCCGAAGCGGGCACTGAGATAGTGATGTTTGCCGGGGGGGAACCAACCTTGAGGGAAGATCTGGTTGAGATAGTGAGATATGCATCCAGCCGGATACGTGTGGCGATGAACAGTAACGGTTATCTTTTAGATGAGCGTCTCTGCCGGGATTTGGCAAGGGCTGGTCTTTCCCAGGTAAAGATTAGCGTGGATGGTATGGAAAAGAATCATGACTGGAATAGAGGGGAAGGGTCTTTCCAGAGGACGATGGATGCTCTCAGGAACCTGGTGAAGGTCGGTGTTCCCAAGGTAATATTGATCATGACACTTACGAACCTGAATTATGATGAGCTGGGGAAAATGGTAGAGCTCTCCATGAATATGGGGATGGATTTTACCATGGTTGAGTTTCTGCCGTTGGGGAGGGCCTCTGAGGGAAAAGAATGGACCTTATCAAAGGAGCAGTTGGAAAGGGCACAGCGGTACTTAGTGGAAGCGCAAGACCGGTATGGATGGCAGAAAGTGTCCTTTGAAAACCGCTATATTGTTGCCGAAGACGAATACTGTAAGAGGATCTGCGCTGATCCGAACGAACCTTGCAATTTTTACGATTTCTGCGTGGGGTGTGTCAGCGGCATATATAGTTACTCTATAACCGCTTCCGGGAAAGTGACGACGGGAGATATAATGACCCTGGAAGTGGGTGATTTAAAAAAGGAAAAATTAAAGGATATCTGGGAAAATGCGGAATTGCTTAAAGTTATAAGGAACAGGGAAAATCTGAAGGGCAAGTGTGGAAAATGCCAGTACAGATATATCTGCGGGGGGTGCAGGAGGAGGGCCTATACCTATACAAGCGATCTCATGGCTGCTGACCCAGGCTGCTGGAGAGGCGCAGGTGACAAATCCGAGACCTAA
- the mnmG gene encoding tRNA uridine-5-carboxymethylaminomethyl(34) synthesis enzyme MnmG — translation MHKNYDVIVVGGGHAGCEAALAAARMGCTTLLFNINLDSIALMSCNPAIGGLAKGQLVKEIDALGGEMGKVADRTAVHFRLLNASKGPAVQSTRFQCDKQLYRLAMKAILEKEKNLHLRQALVDRLIIARGRVIGVEDNTGFFYGGKTVIITTGTFLNGLIHVGTAHYPAGRAGEIASIQLAACLKELGFEMGRMKTGTPPRLRASSIDFSRLERQDSDPDPQPFSFTTEKLREERLPSYFSSTTQETHRLIRDNIGQSPLYSGIIRGIGARYCPSLEDKVMRFADKEKHPVVLEFEGLDTEEIYAKGLGNSMPPALQEDIVHSVPGLEQAEIMRSAYAIEYDFVQPTQLRRTLETKLVAGLYLAGQINGTSGYEEAAAQGLWTGINAALAVQKKPPFILHRSDAYMGVMIDDLVIRGVDEPYRMFTSRAEYRLILREDNAAIRLMGKGYDLGLICREHYEHLQEKVRQVEEGIKKLSAVKVYPNPDVNTTLVKMGSKPIKNPATLYQLLKRNEITYDDLKVFAGWEPVLDRMVKKQIEIEAKYEGYIKRQVEAVKKMAELEDKKIPSYVDYSSIPGLSTELKMKLTRLEPATIGQAERIPGMTQAALTALLITIKKMEIEAALRKE, via the coding sequence GTCGTGCAATCCGGCGATCGGCGGCCTGGCCAAAGGTCAACTCGTCAAGGAAATTGATGCCTTGGGCGGCGAGATGGGAAAGGTCGCCGACAGGACAGCCGTCCACTTTCGTCTGCTGAATGCCTCGAAGGGACCGGCCGTCCAATCCACACGGTTCCAGTGTGACAAGCAGCTTTACCGGCTTGCTATGAAGGCCATCCTGGAAAAGGAGAAGAACCTGCATCTCCGCCAGGCCCTTGTGGATCGCCTGATAATCGCCAGAGGCAGGGTGATTGGTGTGGAGGATAATACCGGTTTCTTTTACGGCGGGAAAACCGTGATCATTACCACAGGAACGTTTCTGAATGGATTGATCCACGTCGGTACTGCCCATTACCCGGCGGGCCGGGCCGGTGAAATCGCCTCCATTCAACTGGCGGCCTGCCTTAAGGAACTTGGTTTTGAAATGGGCAGAATGAAGACGGGAACCCCCCCAAGGTTAAGGGCCTCATCCATTGATTTTTCAAGGCTGGAACGCCAGGACAGCGATCCCGATCCGCAGCCCTTTTCTTTTACCACAGAAAAACTGCGTGAAGAGAGGCTTCCCTCGTATTTCAGTTCTACAACACAGGAAACACACCGGCTCATCAGAGACAATATCGGGCAATCTCCACTTTACTCGGGCATTATCAGAGGGATCGGCGCCCGTTACTGTCCTTCCCTCGAAGATAAGGTGATGCGCTTTGCCGATAAAGAAAAACATCCGGTGGTTCTCGAGTTTGAAGGTCTCGACACCGAGGAGATTTACGCCAAAGGTCTGGGCAACAGCATGCCGCCTGCACTTCAGGAAGATATTGTCCACAGCGTTCCCGGCCTCGAACAGGCTGAGATCATGCGATCAGCCTATGCTATCGAATATGATTTCGTACAACCGACACAACTCAGAAGGACCCTCGAAACCAAACTCGTTGCCGGTCTATACCTCGCCGGACAGATCAACGGTACTTCCGGCTACGAGGAGGCTGCCGCACAGGGGCTGTGGACCGGCATCAACGCCGCACTGGCGGTACAGAAAAAACCTCCCTTTATTCTCCACCGGTCTGATGCCTACATGGGGGTCATGATTGATGACCTTGTGATCAGGGGTGTTGATGAACCGTACCGGATGTTTACCTCGAGGGCTGAATACAGGCTGATCCTGAGGGAGGATAACGCCGCCATCCGTCTGATGGGTAAAGGATATGACCTGGGTCTGATCTGTCGGGAGCATTACGAACATCTCCAGGAAAAGGTCCGGCAGGTGGAGGAGGGCATTAAAAAGCTCTCTGCCGTAAAAGTCTACCCCAACCCAGATGTCAACACGACCCTTGTCAAAATGGGATCTAAACCAATTAAAAATCCGGCAACTCTGTACCAGCTCCTCAAACGGAATGAAATCACCTACGATGATCTGAAAGTTTTCGCTGGATGGGAACCGGTATTGGATCGGATGGTCAAAAAGCAGATCGAGATCGAGGCTAAATACGAAGGGTACATAAAACGGCAGGTCGAGGCGGTCAAGAAGATGGCCGAACTGGAGGACAAAAAAATCCCTTCCTACGTGGACTACTCCTCCATCCCGGGACTTTCCACCGAATTGAAGATGAAATTAACCAGATTAGAACCTGCTACCATCGGACAGGCCGAGCGGATACCGGGGATGACGCAGGCCGCCCTTACGGCCCTCCTGATTACGATAAAGAAGATGGAAATAGAAGCGGCCCTCCGCAAGGAATAG
- a CDS encoding MoaD family protein, with protein MSITVIIPGSLKDWFGSSDQATCEGKTMGECIDDLDSKFPGFRRRVVDEKGGISSSVMIFLDGQNLRSLDGLATPVKDGDEVSIIPFAAGG; from the coding sequence ATGAGCATTACGGTAATAATTCCGGGTTCATTGAAAGACTGGTTCGGTAGCAGTGATCAGGCTACCTGTGAGGGGAAAACCATGGGGGAGTGCATTGATGATCTTGACAGTAAATTCCCCGGCTTTAGACGCAGAGTGGTTGATGAAAAAGGGGGGATCAGTAGTTCTGTCATGATCTTCCTTGATGGACAGAACCTCCGATCACTGGACGGGCTGGCCACTCCTGTGAAGGATGGCGATGAGGTAAGCATTATTCCTTTTGCGGCAGGGGGGTGA
- a CDS encoding vWA domain-containing protein — translation MNIKIAESNNAPAKNYIAPEGPQKAYSRYWRKNYSRHEATELATVLTAMRKVAGHIGINVKPVFWRGMSASPDNSIVLEPAEVRGMYPVPFRKIDLLVGQVVREAFGCIEWGDWVKDQVKQRRSPLPEGLKDYLSSFISVVEDLYIAELVRPTVWHLYLSKYWGFLIRKRERDPSLPPTAASLASIWRGMVFFQTLPDNLHHYYDDLIEILLEYSQTIRELKGLSTLAERRNRRVEIYLEMWDRICSIIEEWEKFVPSPDGVNIQDEAAPKVKTPEALREEKEENPDRDDNKEEEPAGLDEELAAQISFKLDEGESDLTQHISVAVEDPQAKAMNTSFTRAVAKCNVSADQSQVERLKRIFQRQKALIRRARIKGIIRGVDMGKIDARRLYRVPLDGKIFKRKDISGSDYSWNISIVADASASMAGRGITDRAWTVAEQTFVSLTEAAKGFFNRLEVFGYQEQTRQCNLVRLYQGGELYTIIPTGQTPTGQAIIAAAMLMKRNDKRKLIIHITDGAANCGLNVVDALEYCQKNRIELITIGCGCNLQTRQFLLERYPRGTVYLMDDIRNLPEGLENLFRDRLLKK, via the coding sequence GTGAATATCAAAATTGCCGAGAGTAATAATGCACCAGCCAAGAATTACATAGCTCCAGAAGGCCCTCAAAAGGCGTACTCCAGATACTGGCGGAAGAATTATTCCCGTCATGAGGCTACTGAGCTGGCTACAGTTCTGACTGCCATGCGCAAGGTAGCCGGTCACATCGGCATTAATGTCAAACCTGTTTTCTGGCGGGGCATGTCCGCTTCTCCAGATAATTCTATTGTCTTGGAGCCGGCTGAAGTCAGGGGAATGTATCCCGTTCCTTTCCGAAAAATTGACCTTCTGGTGGGGCAGGTTGTCCGCGAGGCCTTTGGGTGTATTGAATGGGGTGACTGGGTAAAAGACCAGGTCAAACAACGGCGCTCCCCATTACCGGAAGGGCTAAAAGATTATCTGAGTAGTTTTATCTCTGTCGTGGAAGACCTGTACATCGCTGAACTGGTCCGCCCCACCGTCTGGCACCTTTACCTCTCAAAATATTGGGGATTTCTTATCCGCAAAAGGGAAAGGGATCCTTCACTCCCGCCAACCGCAGCAAGTCTGGCGAGTATCTGGCGGGGAATGGTGTTCTTTCAAACCTTGCCCGATAATCTTCACCATTACTATGACGATCTGATAGAAATCTTGCTGGAATATTCTCAGACCATTAGAGAGCTAAAGGGTCTTTCCACACTGGCCGAGAGGAGAAATAGAAGAGTCGAGATATACCTTGAGATGTGGGACCGCATTTGCTCGATCATTGAAGAGTGGGAAAAGTTTGTCCCCTCTCCCGATGGGGTGAATATTCAGGATGAGGCCGCCCCCAAGGTCAAAACGCCCGAGGCCTTGAGAGAAGAAAAGGAAGAGAATCCTGACCGGGATGATAATAAAGAAGAGGAGCCAGCGGGGCTTGATGAGGAACTTGCCGCTCAGATCAGTTTCAAGCTGGATGAGGGAGAGTCTGATTTAACCCAGCATATATCGGTGGCTGTTGAGGATCCTCAGGCAAAGGCAATGAATACAAGCTTCACCCGGGCAGTTGCCAAATGCAATGTAAGTGCAGATCAATCACAGGTGGAACGTTTAAAGAGAATATTCCAGAGACAGAAGGCCCTGATCAGAAGAGCGAGAATAAAAGGTATTATAAGGGGCGTGGATATGGGAAAGATAGATGCCCGGAGACTATATCGAGTACCTCTGGATGGTAAGATATTTAAAAGGAAAGACATTTCAGGTTCTGACTACTCATGGAACATCAGTATTGTAGCAGATGCCTCAGCCTCCATGGCAGGAAGGGGAATAACCGATAGAGCGTGGACGGTGGCGGAGCAGACCTTTGTCTCCCTTACGGAAGCGGCAAAGGGTTTCTTTAATCGTCTGGAGGTTTTCGGTTATCAGGAACAGACCCGCCAGTGCAATCTCGTACGGCTATACCAGGGAGGTGAATTATACACCATAATTCCTACAGGCCAGACCCCGACGGGTCAGGCAATCATAGCCGCCGCCATGCTCATGAAAAGGAACGATAAAAGAAAGTTGATCATTCATATTACCGATGGGGCTGCAAATTGCGGGCTGAACGTGGTTGATGCCCTGGAGTACTGCCAGAAAAACAGGATCGAACTCATAACTATCGGGTGCGGGTGTAATCTCCAGACAAGACAGTTTCTACTGGAACGGTATCCCCGGGGGACGGTTTATCTGATGGATGACATTCGGAACTTACCGGAAGGTCTGGAAAATCTTTTTCGGGACAGGCTCTTAAAGAAGTAA
- a CDS encoding ABC transporter permease, which translates to MIAAIERLGDASLNTTRSLRDTISFAMRVILRMFDRKTYNSAMKMVLIDQIYFTSVQILPLFITASVIFGSLLTGIVFKVIKDLGLVEYLGRILMGFVVTEMSPFITVMLIALRSSSAINTEVAVMKVNKELKTLEVFNIDVINYLFLPRIINGMISLILLSSLFSIVVLTSGLLFSRIILGMSLDAYTRVLLTSVDFSDIIILILKCATFGFFITLLPIRCGMTASNELTSIPVSVLNGMVKVFISIVIIEVLTLIARSI; encoded by the coding sequence ATGATTGCTGCCATAGAACGTTTAGGCGATGCCTCTCTCAACACAACCAGATCATTACGGGATACCATTTCCTTTGCCATGCGGGTCATTTTAAGGATGTTTGACAGAAAAACTTACAACAGCGCCATGAAGATGGTTCTCATCGATCAGATATATTTTACCTCTGTCCAGATTTTACCTTTATTTATAACTGCTTCGGTTATCTTTGGTTCACTTTTGACCGGCATCGTTTTTAAAGTTATTAAAGATTTGGGTTTGGTAGAATACTTAGGGCGCATCTTGATGGGTTTTGTGGTTACAGAAATGTCCCCCTTTATTACTGTAATGCTGATTGCCCTGCGGTCAAGTTCTGCCATTAATACCGAAGTTGCCGTGATGAAAGTCAATAAGGAATTAAAAACGTTGGAAGTGTTTAATATTGATGTTATCAACTACCTGTTCTTACCAAGGATCATCAATGGTATGATATCACTTATCTTATTGAGCAGCCTTTTTTCCATTGTGGTTTTGACAAGCGGTTTATTATTCTCCAGGATTATACTGGGGATGAGTCTGGACGCTTATACCCGTGTTCTATTAACTTCGGTTGATTTTTCTGATATAATTATTCTCATTTTAAAATGTGCCACCTTTGGCTTTTTTATTACATTACTTCCCATACGATGCGGTATGACTGCTTCCAACGAGTTGACAAGTATCCCCGTTTCGGTCTTAAATGGGATGGTAAAGGTCTTTATCTCTATCGTGATCATTGAGGTGCTGACATTAATCGCAAGGTCTATTTAA
- a CDS encoding phosphopantetheine-binding protein: protein MDEKKIYEELTNILRLYAKNPEELEKATRDTHILNDLKVNSARLVDVIIKCEDVFGISIEDDEADKIRTIGDALEIIKGKVEVTA from the coding sequence ATGGACGAAAAGAAAATCTATGAAGAATTAACAAATATTTTGAGACTTTACGCAAAAAATCCAGAAGAGCTTGAAAAAGCTACGAGAGATACCCATATCTTAAATGATCTCAAGGTAAATTCCGCACGTCTCGTAGATGTTATTATCAAATGCGAGGATGTTTTTGGTATCAGCATAGAAGACGATGAGGCGGATAAAATAAGAACCATAGGAGATGCACTGGAGATTATAAAGGGTAAAGTAGAAGTGACTGCTTAA
- a CDS encoding lysophospholipid acyltransferase family protein, with the protein MMTSVTKGLLQLQYILGWMAIFILGPLYFTAIKLMRYRVRGLKELRREFSLQLKKHEGPWIICANHLTMVDSMLLTYSIASLCTHLRHYRVLPWNLPERDNFQRSIFLTVFCYLAKCIPINRGGDRKEMKKTLDKCAYLLRKKQPLMIFPEGGRSRTGRVDAENFSYGVGRFIKDVDNCKVMCIYLRGDGQETYGTIPKFGERFTALVSVLEPQKTEHSGLRAQRYYAEEIIKRLAQLEEDYFVLRGQRYSGLDRCRCEGKEPEYTLRQPRFYSR; encoded by the coding sequence ATGATGACAAGTGTAACCAAAGGGCTTTTACAACTTCAATATATTCTGGGTTGGATGGCAATCTTTATCCTTGGCCCACTATATTTCACTGCCATCAAACTGATGAGATACCGGGTGAGGGGCCTCAAGGAACTCAGGCGGGAATTTTCCCTGCAACTCAAAAAGCATGAAGGTCCATGGATCATCTGTGCCAATCACCTGACGATGGTTGATTCTATGCTCTTAACCTATTCAATTGCATCGTTATGCACCCACCTCAGGCATTATCGAGTGCTTCCGTGGAATTTACCGGAACGGGATAATTTTCAGCGGAGCATCTTCCTGACGGTGTTCTGTTACCTGGCCAAATGTATTCCTATCAATCGCGGCGGCGATCGCAAAGAAATGAAAAAGACACTCGATAAGTGTGCCTACCTCTTGAGGAAGAAGCAGCCTCTGATGATTTTCCCGGAGGGGGGGCGTTCCCGTACCGGCCGTGTGGATGCGGAAAATTTCTCTTACGGCGTGGGCCGTTTTATCAAGGATGTTGATAATTGTAAGGTTATGTGTATTTATCTCCGGGGTGACGGTCAGGAGACCTACGGGACAATTCCTAAGTTTGGTGAACGTTTTACCGCGCTCGTGAGTGTCCTCGAACCACAAAAGACGGAGCATAGTGGTCTCCGCGCGCAACGATACTATGCCGAGGAAATTATAAAACGCTTGGCGCAACTGGAGGAAGATTACTTTGTCTTACGTGGGCAACGATATAGTGGACTTGACCGATGCCGGTGCGAGGGGAAAGAGCCGGAATATACGCTTCGTCAACCGCGTTTTTATTCCAGATGA
- a CDS encoding HesA/MoeB/ThiF family protein, producing the protein MITEEELRRYNRQLSLIGREGQEKLKRAKILIAGAGGLGSPIATYLAFAGVGCIVIADNDTVSVSNLNRQTLHWPSDVGRKKTASAEEKIRAMNPDVEVEVISCTIGETNVDEIVGDADLIVDALDNFPARYLLNSVAVTRHIPFFHGAVRGFHGQVMTVIPHQTACLRCVFPQSPPAETFPIIGVTPGVIGSIQATEVIKYLTGKGELLTNRLLLWDGLSGEMNFLQVKRNPSCQDCSRGK; encoded by the coding sequence ATGATAACCGAGGAAGAACTGAGGCGGTACAACCGACAGCTTTCCCTCATCGGGAGGGAGGGTCAGGAAAAACTCAAGAGGGCTAAAATTCTGATCGCCGGGGCGGGGGGGTTGGGCTCACCGATAGCCACATACCTTGCCTTTGCAGGCGTCGGGTGTATTGTAATCGCCGATAATGATACCGTTTCCGTGAGCAACCTCAACAGGCAAACCCTACACTGGCCCTCCGACGTGGGCAGAAAAAAAACAGCCTCAGCAGAAGAAAAGATACGGGCCATGAACCCTGATGTGGAGGTAGAGGTGATCTCCTGCACGATTGGGGAAACAAATGTAGACGAGATTGTGGGGGATGCCGACTTGATCGTTGATGCGCTGGACAATTTTCCCGCCAGATATCTCCTGAACAGTGTTGCCGTTACACGTCATATCCCCTTTTTTCACGGCGCCGTCAGGGGATTCCACGGCCAGGTCATGACAGTTATACCTCACCAGACGGCCTGCCTTAGATGCGTCTTTCCCCAGAGTCCTCCCGCGGAAACCTTCCCGATCATCGGGGTGACCCCTGGTGTGATCGGTTCCATCCAGGCGACCGAGGTCATTAAGTACCTTACGGGTAAAGGAGAACTGCTGACAAACAGATTGTTGCTCTGGGACGGCCTGTCAGGGGAGATGAATTTCCTCCAAGTGAAGAGAAATCCGTCCTGTCAGGATTGTAGTCGGGGAAAGTAA